A window of the Haloquadratum walsbyi C23 genome harbors these coding sequences:
- a CDS encoding DUF7286 family protein, translating to MGRSIGSDDRARVPFALVGVLLLVGSSMITFSLATPGAAPVDRTADAVADRVDAETTAALRGAIRRAAHAAAREPVTIPTESAVGRALGTTATFRRALELRIYLQTREALMNIEHQRGRSAARVTLPQYSDIEPLLTHVSVVGVDDGTELRTTVRGIQLTVMRDNRVVNTRVINRSMTVAVPVLALHDQTVKFQRRLDADALGGPGLARRTTIGLNAVTQARGLGQYAGAPIENVLSNSHVTLSTNAGLVDSQRAVFGRSDPDAAAGLRIATLNTGMNDVLTPLTPPRVSAVVTGAIPGPNAPERLRVRETKSKYPDPVPSAERTITVGVNGTADEAFLAVIREGDTTASYKQISQTGYTAWAQLTTDVDIQWRGRPTTPTPPGANWTLAETDVSRKVTVTPASPTWVSPRFSDGIGRQTINIAARSVTVDSTVQWTWHAPEKSPRTTTDSWRQRSHVQIHLTGRVVPLAVPTRGISPSFEPGGAIDGPNLVETTDAAQRLIKNNGGYDDIARRAAVNGDVTATRTVRGQRPESLSTWIYEDVSSLREQVRTISVTVSGDDIATGQANAAEQLTDILHRRRYSLIDPPRRYDGVADRVRVAMRGAYIDAVIAQLEEQSEQTTQQNNGITERLDLPGISASHINKLAGLTPMTTPPRRTLGTANGVSAPLTIIPDGDPAYLGVSPVNATLVDGVSDETSYIPLAARNQNVFAIPYADTADTIVSQVFGSGGRVSLQTAGQALIAADTRLAVAPDTTLRTRRNTLAAAINDSMEDVEQQADHTLKSETDLSNAARTAAIDDSIAMWDGGSVALAAANGSLAKAISTKALSRGSEAYTYGHEHEYDRVETALRVDLRKVATSKSVQVPKPAVDDTMSSLKQGAQSVASGAAANATERAVTRATKGTVTTIPAGLPILPTFNPWVATVNLWIVDIRGAYGRFAVGTASGSMQYVRDGSAVSLDIDGDGTTETLGRNERIDFTVRTATVVVVPSGPFGVGDVDGNMDERSVGWTGAGADAQCTTPTGYCPPE from the coding sequence ATGGGTCGCTCAATCGGGTCTGATGATCGTGCTCGTGTTCCATTCGCGCTGGTTGGTGTGCTCTTGCTTGTTGGGAGTTCAATGATTACGTTTTCACTTGCGACACCTGGGGCAGCACCAGTTGACCGGACAGCTGATGCGGTTGCCGACCGTGTCGACGCTGAGACAACTGCTGCCCTTCGTGGTGCGATCCGTCGTGCAGCCCATGCTGCAGCCCGAGAGCCTGTTACTATCCCCACTGAGAGCGCTGTTGGACGTGCGCTTGGGACGACTGCCACATTTCGTCGAGCGCTTGAGTTGAGAATCTATCTTCAAACGCGTGAGGCATTGATGAATATTGAGCATCAGCGTGGTCGAAGTGCCGCACGTGTTACACTCCCACAGTATAGTGATATTGAACCGTTGCTTACACACGTCTCCGTTGTAGGTGTTGATGATGGGACTGAGCTCCGCACGACGGTTCGAGGAATACAGTTGACAGTCATGCGTGATAACCGCGTTGTCAATACTCGCGTTATTAATCGAAGCATGACGGTTGCGGTTCCCGTTCTTGCGCTTCATGATCAAACAGTGAAATTTCAGCGTCGACTTGATGCTGATGCGCTTGGGGGTCCAGGTCTTGCTCGACGGACAACAATCGGGTTAAATGCAGTCACACAGGCTCGTGGGCTGGGACAGTATGCTGGTGCACCAATTGAAAATGTTTTATCGAATTCACATGTGACACTTTCAACGAATGCTGGTCTTGTTGACTCACAGCGAGCGGTTTTTGGACGGAGTGACCCCGATGCTGCTGCAGGACTCCGAATAGCAACACTCAATACAGGGATGAATGATGTTCTTACCCCATTGACACCACCGCGTGTTTCCGCTGTGGTTACCGGTGCAATCCCAGGACCAAACGCCCCTGAACGGTTGCGCGTGCGCGAAACGAAGTCAAAATATCCCGATCCAGTCCCCTCAGCAGAGCGGACGATTACAGTCGGGGTGAACGGCACGGCTGATGAGGCATTTCTTGCAGTTATCCGAGAAGGGGATACCACAGCATCATATAAACAGATCAGTCAGACCGGCTATACGGCATGGGCTCAACTCACAACTGATGTCGATATACAGTGGCGTGGGCGTCCGACAACACCTACCCCGCCAGGAGCAAACTGGACGCTTGCTGAGACAGATGTATCACGCAAAGTGACTGTGACGCCTGCCTCTCCAACATGGGTGAGCCCTCGATTTAGTGATGGAATTGGGCGACAAACGATCAATATCGCTGCACGCTCAGTAACAGTTGACTCAACAGTGCAATGGACATGGCATGCACCAGAGAAATCTCCTCGGACAACAACGGACTCGTGGCGTCAGCGCTCGCATGTGCAGATACACCTTACAGGGAGAGTTGTACCACTCGCGGTTCCGACGCGTGGGATTTCCCCCAGTTTTGAACCCGGTGGGGCAATTGACGGTCCGAATCTCGTTGAAACGACGGATGCAGCACAACGACTAATAAAAAATAATGGTGGCTATGACGATATCGCACGACGAGCGGCAGTAAATGGTGATGTGACTGCAACCCGGACTGTCAGGGGTCAACGACCGGAATCACTTTCAACATGGATATATGAGGATGTGAGTTCTCTCCGTGAGCAGGTTCGAACCATCTCGGTGACGGTCAGCGGTGATGATATCGCAACAGGACAAGCAAACGCTGCAGAACAGCTTACAGACATACTCCACCGTCGGCGATATTCTCTGATTGACCCACCACGGCGATATGATGGCGTTGCCGACCGTGTTCGAGTCGCAATGAGAGGGGCGTATATTGACGCTGTCATTGCCCAACTCGAAGAGCAATCAGAGCAGACAACGCAACAAAACAATGGAATAACGGAGAGACTTGATCTGCCAGGGATATCTGCATCTCATATAAACAAACTTGCAGGGTTGACTCCGATGACCACGCCACCCCGTCGAACACTTGGCACTGCCAATGGTGTTTCTGCTCCGCTGACTATCATCCCTGACGGTGATCCCGCATACCTTGGAGTGAGCCCTGTTAATGCAACACTTGTCGATGGTGTTAGTGATGAGACGTCATACATCCCGCTTGCAGCACGCAATCAGAATGTGTTTGCCATTCCATATGCTGATACAGCCGATACAATTGTATCCCAGGTCTTCGGCTCTGGAGGGCGTGTTTCACTCCAAACAGCTGGACAAGCGCTGATTGCAGCGGATACTCGTCTTGCCGTTGCCCCGGATACAACCTTACGCACCCGGCGCAATACACTCGCAGCAGCAATTAATGACTCAATGGAAGATGTTGAACAACAAGCTGACCATACACTCAAATCGGAAACAGATCTCTCGAATGCAGCGCGGACAGCAGCGATTGATGATTCGATTGCAATGTGGGATGGTGGTTCGGTCGCATTAGCCGCTGCGAATGGGTCGCTTGCCAAAGCTATCTCAACGAAAGCACTCAGCCGGGGAAGCGAAGCATATACATATGGACATGAGCATGAGTATGATCGGGTTGAGACCGCATTACGAGTTGACCTTCGAAAAGTAGCAACCAGTAAGTCAGTTCAAGTCCCTAAGCCAGCAGTCGATGACACAATGTCATCACTCAAACAGGGTGCTCAATCAGTCGCCTCTGGGGCGGCGGCGAATGCAACCGAACGTGCTGTAACACGGGCAACAAAAGGAACAGTGACAACAATTCCTGCCGGACTTCCGATACTCCCGACATTCAATCCATGGGTTGCAACGGTCAACCTCTGGATAGTCGATATTCGCGGCGCATATGGGCGGTTTGCCGTTGGCACTGCATCCGGGTCAATGCAGTATGTTCGTGATGGGTCAGCAGTGTCGCTCGATATAGACGGCGATGGAACCACAGAAACACTCGGGCGGAATGAACGGATTGATTTTACCGTTCGAACCGCCACGGTTGTGGTCGTCCCATCTGGTCCATTCGGTGTTGGAGATGTTGATGGAAATATGGATGAGCGTTCTGTTGGGTGGACAGGGGCAGGCGCTGACGCACAATGCACAACCCCGACCGGATACTGCCCACCTGAGTGA
- a CDS encoding DUF7284 family protein produces MNAAVDALVCIILITAAIAGVLTVDQSPPTRIDRADTVANTLTTTTTTVEHSPRLEVNNLADQAISPDRHHLTRRTHGTLAGLITHATISGTRTQKAQITRIDDMFRLRVRNAVRARTGGRVRVDARWIPYPGSPLFAHFSVGPRPLSDDVHTATVSIPVGVEPLAIDTHDQFQTLGTAVAARIIAVVIPPGPARVMMRDDEPEITLTRHRYAQLQSLTNASLAEPLAIEDTSEANERLTAALAPEITSDLRDRYETPAVATEAVSVSTVEIVIRTWDHGGRS; encoded by the coding sequence ATGAATGCAGCCGTTGATGCACTTGTTTGTATTATACTCATTACGGCTGCGATTGCAGGCGTTCTTACCGTCGATCAATCACCACCAACACGGATTGACCGTGCTGATACCGTTGCTAATACACTCACAACCACCACCACAACTGTTGAACACTCACCACGGTTAGAAGTCAATAATCTCGCTGATCAAGCAATCTCTCCTGACCGTCATCACCTCACTCGTCGGACTCATGGGACACTTGCCGGACTTATTACACATGCGACAATCAGCGGAACTCGAACACAAAAAGCACAAATCACACGGATAGATGATATGTTTCGCCTTCGGGTTCGCAACGCTGTCCGCGCTCGAACAGGTGGGCGTGTCCGTGTTGATGCTCGTTGGATACCATATCCAGGGTCGCCTTTATTTGCTCACTTCAGTGTTGGTCCACGACCACTGTCTGATGATGTGCATACCGCGACTGTAAGCATCCCCGTCGGCGTTGAGCCACTCGCAATCGATACCCATGACCAGTTTCAAACTCTTGGAACTGCTGTTGCTGCGCGTATTATTGCTGTTGTTATTCCACCAGGACCAGCACGGGTCATGATGCGTGATGATGAACCAGAGATAACTCTCACTCGGCATCGCTACGCTCAATTGCAGTCATTGACCAATGCATCGCTTGCTGAGCCACTGGCAATAGAGGATACCTCTGAGGCAAATGAACGATTGACAGCGGCACTTGCCCCAGAAATCACGAGTGATCTTCGAGATCGATATGAAACACCAGCAGTGGCAACTGAGGCGGTATCGGTGTCGACGGTCGAGATTGTCATTCGAACATGGGATCATGGCGGTAGATCATAA
- a CDS encoding DUF7285 family protein, translating to MRSWTPLSILPDTWMANRDFSLDVNPDSIECRAQTPPIVALIALFAVCVGVSLYATTLTDIFQSSSDRELAGPTADRIIDIHAPGGVLDPTNVTVAPTSASMSVPRGYQANISIYTDSDEWQYGPHPPVDNAHTDSVTRSVGVAVDSGVDWGIIIVRVWQ from the coding sequence ATGCGCTCTTGGACACCATTGTCAATATTACCAGATACCTGGATGGCTAATCGTGATTTTAGTCTTGATGTTAATCCTGATTCTATTGAGTGTCGCGCACAAACACCACCAATTGTTGCACTAATTGCATTATTCGCTGTTTGCGTGGGCGTATCACTGTATGCAACGACACTAACAGACATCTTTCAGTCATCATCTGATCGTGAACTCGCCGGACCGACTGCAGATCGAATTATCGATATTCACGCACCCGGTGGTGTGCTTGACCCAACCAACGTGACTGTCGCTCCTACGTCAGCATCGATGTCTGTTCCTCGGGGATATCAAGCGAATATTTCAATTTATACTGACTCTGATGAATGGCAGTATGGACCACACCCACCGGTAGACAATGCTCACACTGACAGTGTCACCCGCTCGGTTGGTGTTGCCGTTGACAGTGGTGTTGATTGGGGTATTATTATTGTTCGAGTGTGGCAATGA
- a CDS encoding DUF7283 family protein has translation MFNIPVDAWYAWIGLSIAGITLIGAVSGLPTTKPPDAAAVATTIDRVGAAEYPATAEHPLTADAIRLGTYRIGLKSDAGTAHATLAFGPVTPVFSESNNSHDNRLRDILYGSPPTYVFDSEAAFLDAVTTAQANGMNVTWRPVDGPVVIRRVSWNDEDVVLVGV, from the coding sequence ATGTTCAATATTCCTGTTGATGCGTGGTATGCTTGGATTGGTCTTTCCATTGCGGGTATTACGCTGATTGGTGCTGTTAGTGGTCTTCCAACAACAAAGCCACCAGATGCAGCGGCTGTTGCAACGACGATTGACCGCGTTGGGGCAGCAGAGTATCCTGCAACAGCCGAACACCCGCTTACTGCAGATGCAATTCGCCTTGGAACATATCGTATTGGACTAAAATCAGATGCTGGAACTGCCCATGCAACGCTTGCATTTGGTCCAGTCACGCCCGTCTTTTCTGAATCGAATAACTCACATGATAACCGCCTTCGTGATATTCTGTATGGCTCACCACCAACATACGTCTTTGACTCAGAAGCTGCATTTCTTGATGCAGTCACAACTGCCCAAGCGAATGGAATGAATGTAACATGGCGTCCTGTCGATGGTCCTGTTGTCATTCGACGTGTCTCATGGAATGACGAAGATGTTGTCCTCGTGGGGGTGTAA
- a CDS encoding ATPase, T2SS/T4P/T4SS family encodes MTGINAYLRRILPSSVCEYLSSVVSASTIEMNALSDNANSDKESRCRCCVAVETPTGTGVPDRSELVVDATDCPGSGDLASASACRETVIDALTHNNVAIIRTISDGIERTYADDAAATLQAIGRFIERVRFHDPEIATRAREDPGKAAYHATGRAGPVGDIATDTGFDSLTETAVETALSPFVAPTLSRSHLERSPPPDATLLDVTDLSTDATARMYSTDTNVDSNTEAKQYYHLDPAFHNLDSTAIDTLAMAYECLGTGSVDGGGGDGSRAPSRAVRYVATDEDPVETLTAILTRHTQGLGVIEHLFADDRISDVIASSPVSKTPIRIVLDDERMATNIRLRPSGAATLASRFRRESGRAFSRSTPTLDATVTAETGRQIRIAGITAPASDGLGFAFRARDTTPWTLTRLLTVGSLTPAAAAFLSVVTARGAATIVAGTRGAGKTTLLGALLWELPHTTRLVSVEDTPELPVEALREHGRDIQPLYTETDTTGITGATFTPTTALRTALRLGNGALAIGEVRGEEAAALYEAMRVGAHSHAVLGTIHGDSGVAVRERVVSDLGVPASAFSATDLIVTCTRRGDDRFVSHVEEVRTGKTTDDIQFVSLFTRIDGKLTSTGVIERGDSRIIERLCRGTTDSYADFRTALADRHETLERRAEIELVNPKQGAVSWDTTNPQNLGE; translated from the coding sequence ATGACTGGTATCAACGCATATCTCAGACGGATACTGCCATCATCAGTCTGTGAATATCTATCGTCTGTTGTTTCAGCGTCAACAATCGAGATGAATGCACTGTCTGATAATGCAAACTCGGATAAAGAGTCCCGATGTCGCTGTTGTGTTGCCGTTGAAACACCAACTGGAACTGGGGTACCTGATCGAAGTGAACTTGTTGTTGATGCAACGGACTGTCCAGGTAGTGGTGACCTTGCATCCGCATCTGCCTGTCGAGAGACTGTCATTGACGCACTCACACACAATAACGTCGCTATTATTCGAACGATATCCGATGGAATTGAGCGAACATACGCAGATGACGCTGCAGCCACGCTTCAAGCGATTGGGCGGTTTATCGAGCGTGTCCGGTTTCATGACCCAGAGATAGCCACTCGCGCTCGAGAGGATCCTGGAAAAGCCGCATACCACGCAACAGGTCGAGCCGGTCCCGTTGGGGATATCGCTACCGACACAGGCTTTGATTCACTTACAGAGACTGCAGTTGAGACAGCACTCAGTCCATTTGTCGCCCCGACGCTGTCTCGATCACATCTTGAACGCTCTCCACCACCGGATGCAACACTTCTCGATGTTACAGACCTCTCGACTGACGCAACAGCTCGGATGTATTCCACCGATACGAATGTCGATAGCAATACTGAAGCAAAACAGTACTATCATCTTGACCCGGCATTTCATAATCTCGATTCAACCGCAATTGACACACTAGCAATGGCGTATGAATGTCTTGGAACAGGGTCAGTCGATGGCGGTGGTGGAGATGGCTCTCGGGCACCAAGTCGTGCTGTCCGGTATGTCGCCACTGATGAGGATCCTGTTGAAACGTTGACGGCGATTCTGACTCGTCATACCCAGGGACTTGGGGTGATTGAACATCTCTTTGCAGATGATCGTATTTCCGATGTGATTGCGTCATCACCAGTCAGTAAAACACCGATTCGAATTGTCCTTGATGACGAGCGCATGGCGACGAATATCCGTTTGCGACCATCCGGTGCAGCCACGCTTGCCTCGCGATTTCGTCGTGAAAGTGGTCGTGCATTCTCTCGAAGTACACCCACACTAGATGCGACTGTCACTGCTGAGACTGGTCGACAAATCCGTATTGCAGGTATTACAGCACCAGCGAGTGACGGGCTTGGATTTGCATTTCGCGCTCGTGATACGACGCCATGGACACTCACTCGATTGCTCACTGTCGGGTCACTCACCCCCGCTGCAGCCGCATTTCTGTCTGTCGTAACTGCTCGTGGTGCAGCAACGATTGTTGCAGGAACCCGCGGTGCTGGCAAAACAACATTACTCGGGGCGCTCCTGTGGGAACTTCCACATACAACCCGTCTTGTGAGCGTCGAAGATACACCTGAACTTCCTGTTGAAGCATTACGTGAGCATGGTCGTGATATACAACCATTGTATACTGAGACAGACACAACTGGAATTACTGGAGCCACATTTACGCCGACTACCGCACTTCGAACAGCACTTCGACTTGGGAATGGCGCACTGGCGATTGGGGAAGTTCGTGGTGAGGAGGCGGCAGCACTGTATGAGGCGATGCGCGTTGGTGCACACAGTCATGCTGTCCTTGGAACAATCCATGGTGATTCCGGCGTCGCTGTCCGTGAACGGGTCGTTTCGGATCTTGGAGTACCAGCCTCTGCATTCAGTGCAACAGACCTCATTGTAACCTGTACTCGTCGTGGTGATGACCGATTTGTATCTCATGTTGAGGAGGTCAGAACCGGAAAAACAACTGACGATATTCAGTTTGTCTCATTATTCACCCGAATTGATGGGAAACTTACCTCAACCGGCGTGATCGAACGTGGAGATAGCCGTATTATTGAGCGTCTCTGTCGAGGGACAACAGATTCATACGCTGATTTTCGAACCGCACTTGCTGACCGTCATGAGACACTTGAACGCCGCGCTGAGATTGAGTTAGTCAATCCAAAACAAGGTGCTGTCTCGTGGGATACAACAAATCCCCAAAATCTAGGTGAATAA
- a CDS encoding DUF7311 family protein, which yields MIRLVIAAVLLLATMAIAIPAITDATQTRTATEYDAAADRIERAGRELVMNEDATRSRLYAATRHVDITIPIQSLTAPETEFVAIGGSPNTVGNQPVVTYALSATSAKTSVPRRVISLPVPVRTPQGPVVFQSAGSHNIILSFVRERSRTVIVITRG from the coding sequence GTGATCCGACTGGTCATTGCGGCTGTGTTACTCCTTGCAACGATGGCGATTGCAATCCCCGCAATTACAGATGCAACACAAACGCGGACGGCGACTGAATATGACGCTGCTGCTGACCGAATTGAGCGCGCCGGTCGCGAATTAGTCATGAATGAGGATGCAACGCGGTCGCGATTGTATGCAGCAACACGGCATGTTGATATTACAATTCCTATACAATCATTGACTGCACCAGAAACCGAATTTGTGGCTATCGGTGGCTCTCCGAATACTGTTGGAAACCAACCTGTAGTTACATACGCTCTCTCAGCGACGTCGGCGAAGACATCGGTTCCTCGTCGCGTGATCTCACTTCCTGTCCCGGTTCGAACACCACAAGGACCTGTCGTTTTTCAATCAGCGGGTTCTCATAATATTATTCTCTCATTCGTCCGTGAGCGATCACGTACGGTGATTGTCATCACACGCGGGTAA
- a CDS encoding DUF7310 family coiled-coil domain-containing protein, translated as MDSADDALAARLDAVERAVSESTVTDTIDSTEVSSDHNSGVNLSSVPDLQAIDMSDTIDPESSNPDSTITEETSHPAHTNSDMSSSVSGEETPIETETKTKTKTGPEIMNRVGGIESRLNAITGELAAIRGLIESVSAVDEAVEQRANIALAKIEAVESRLEEDGTQDITTESETTQLNQQYKNQAPSSDRSSGVNPNQTATHDISTCATCEGMATHRPKAHDAVKQQSVPRSTAERDTPTRDQNNAESESRSHRNHNTSDQEDTAENHTDDSDETSLAARLRAAFE; from the coding sequence ATGGACTCCGCAGATGATGCGCTTGCTGCCCGTCTTGATGCTGTCGAACGCGCTGTCAGTGAATCGACAGTAACCGATACAATCGATTCGACTGAGGTATCATCGGATCACAATAGTGGTGTGAATCTCTCATCAGTGCCAGATCTCCAGGCTATCGACATGTCCGATACAATCGACCCTGAAAGTTCAAATCCGGATTCAACGATTACTGAGGAGACATCGCACCCTGCACATACGAACAGCGACATGTCATCATCAGTATCAGGCGAGGAAACACCGATAGAGACAGAGACAAAGACAAAAACAAAGACAGGTCCAGAGATTATGAATCGAGTCGGAGGGATTGAATCACGTCTCAACGCGATTACCGGTGAACTGGCGGCTATCCGCGGACTTATTGAGAGTGTGAGTGCAGTTGATGAAGCCGTCGAACAACGAGCGAACATTGCGCTTGCGAAAATTGAAGCAGTCGAATCACGGCTTGAAGAGGACGGAACTCAAGACATAACAACAGAATCGGAGACAACACAGCTAAACCAACAATACAAGAATCAAGCACCCTCAAGCGACCGTTCATCGGGAGTTAATCCAAACCAAACCGCGACACACGACATATCGACATGTGCGACCTGTGAAGGGATGGCAACACATCGCCCGAAAGCGCATGATGCGGTGAAACAGCAATCAGTACCGAGATCAACTGCAGAGCGAGACACGCCGACAAGAGATCAAAACAATGCTGAGAGTGAATCACGGTCTCACCGGAATCATAATACATCCGATCAAGAGGACACAGCGGAGAATCACACTGATGACTCGGATGAAACATCATTAGCGGCTCGCCTTCGTGCAGCATTTGAGTGA